Part of the Sphingomonas sp. Leaf357 genome, ATCACCTCAGCCTTAAAGACCATATCCAGCTCGCGCAGCATCCTGGCCGCCGCGATCGTATCGCGCGCGGTCTCGGCAACGGCGATGAGCGAGGGCACCACGATGTCCTCCCCACGCCACAGCAGCAGTCGCTCCGGCGGGATGTGAAAAGCGTCCGCCAACCAGGATATCGTCTCGGCGGGGTCGTCGGTCACGGTGGTACTGTGCGCGGTCAGATCGAATCCTAGGCGACCGAACCTGTAATGGCAGGTCAGCATGGCGGCGCCGACCAGCAGCGTACGTGCGGGACGTTCCCCCAGTGCGAACTGGTGGATCCAGGATGTGGCGAGAACGACGGTGTCGGTGGGCATGGATATTCCTCAAAACGAAAGCGGCCCGGCCATCACGAGGATGACCGGGCCGATGGTGCGTTGGTGGCGCTGGCGGTGTTCAGGCGGTGGCGAAGGCGCGCTCGTCCTCCTCTCTCCGCAACCTGGCGGTAACTCGTTCCAACGCAGCGGCGACATCGGCGTGCAGCGCGCGCGGACGGCACCAGCGCATCAACTCGCAATCGACAAAGGCCGACAGGTGCGCCAGGTCCGGTGTTGCTTCAATGTGCCGAGCCAACGCCGCCATTGGTCGCGTCACCAGCGCCTCGGTGGCGGCGCGCGACGCGGTCCACGCGAAATGCAGGCACATGGTAGCGACCGCGTCTTCCATTACATAGCGGCGGATGCGTTCGGTTTCGCCGGCTTCCCATAATGCTGCAACATCACCGCCCGAGACGTCCGTCTTCACCGGGATGCCGACTGCATTGCACAGATCTGCCAGCCCGACCTTGCGACCGAAGGACGAATATTGGTCGGCAAGATCGGCATGCTCGCCGCCGAAGCGAGGCGCCGCAGCGTGGTCGGCGATCGCCTTCAGGTTCCACAGCCTTGCCCGCTGGGCGGCGAGCCGCAGGACAAGCGCGTCGAACTGGCGACCGTTATAGCTGGTCACGACGTCCACCGCCGCCATCCGCCGGTCGGCCTCGCGGATCAGATCGGCCTCTTGCGTATCACCGGACACGACCAGCGCGGCGATATCAAAGGTCCACTCGCCGCCCCGGCTTCGCGCTTCGGCGAATCCGGCAGCGACCGGCATGTGGGTCGGCCACGGCGGGAACGATCCGTCCGGCGTCTGCGGCGCGATGGTCTCGAGATCGTAGGCCAGCACCGCGCCTGGAGCGCGCGTGTGGTCCGGCAAGCGCAGGGATGCGCGCATGGTTCACCTCATTCATGGAAGCGGGGCTCGCCCGCGGGACGATCAGAGCGCCGGGGCCGGCGCGAAAACGCACCTTTTCCCTTCAACACCCTGATCGCAGACCCCGGTCGCCAGCCGGCTTTTCCATCGATTGCACAAGCGAAAGGCAACTGCGCGGGGCAATCTCAACGCGCCTTTAATGCATTCATTGTCATAACTGCAGGATGCAGAACACGGCGCATGACGCAAACGCAGACAACGATGCCCCGCAGAACCCTTATTTCAGCCCGACTCTAGACCATCTGGAGCGACGTCTCGGCGTGCCGGTGCCGTCAGACCAAGTGGCCTGCCGCGACTGTCCGGCGTCGATCTGGTATTGGGACGAGCAAGAGAATCTGCTCTGCCGCTGTTCGGCGATGCACATGATGACGTGGGGCGCGGGCGAACCGCCGATCCTATTTTGCGATGGCCGGGAGCAAGCAG contains:
- a CDS encoding ribonuclease H-like domain-containing protein, translating into MRASLRLPDHTRAPGAVLAYDLETIAPQTPDGSFPPWPTHMPVAAGFAEARSRGGEWTFDIAALVVSGDTQEADLIREADRRMAAVDVVTSYNGRQFDALVLRLAAQRARLWNLKAIADHAAAPRFGGEHADLADQYSSFGRKVGLADLCNAVGIPVKTDVSGGDVAALWEAGETERIRRYVMEDAVATMCLHFAWTASRAATEALVTRPMAALARHIEATPDLAHLSAFVDCELMRWCRPRALHADVAAALERVTARLRREEDERAFATA